The proteins below come from a single Pleuronectes platessa chromosome 1, fPlePla1.1, whole genome shotgun sequence genomic window:
- the LOC128440026 gene encoding immunoglobulin-like domain-containing receptor 2 isoform X1, translated as MERNREEEESEHQEETSVKCCRRMSEMLLTLKWWIFIACVSGVLPPGCSGVNVFVRDEKRYAVLFQSVVLPCQYTSVSTQTPVVQWVYKSYCRDRTRDSFNYPDSMGGGLGGGGLTGGTGGAGIGYESGKSANYLDCSDSSRTVRMVASISGASITLSEYYKNRDISIINKADLRIGEVQWGDSGVYICKVVISDDLEGQNEAPVELLVLGFSGVPEDLLPDFDLKIMPEWVFVASVALGSVLFLLLFGVCWCQCCPHSCCCYVSCWCCPDTCCCPRHLYEAGKGIKTGTSSPQSPVYPPYFVSGVPTMVPIAPPSLVSQMTSAPPSDASVLTAMPMHAVGLPYRVPSPQDQDSLRVLQYVEKQLAHFNPSRSISPQSCSLSELSSLHEGETAFRQTYRNIQKKALPAIPDQDPLPEPQRHRDNRSPEPQRYRENHTSPQRHRDPEPRRCQEEPLPPRRYSDDPPPSSPTRRPGRSQHQQNHSEEENRSRWNPRSEHLHRKSYRSAGRTGSLDELEEFASCYKQRGNRGAEKEEDRGHYEMEFLESNRYPSYRDCPAQHYYNDENELEDDRDREDHSRWSRKNGHNISPLPSPTKRRGTWDSDRPAPPPPRVSPPSTSSQEKDYDGTFLNSLLDRKAKLRGVGQGKSGARGEEDSDTPSKGSSKKSSGESSRHCSRSPSNRPEADSLPPYSDTERSRSDRPSPRPLPANTRSPQPSALSLPSHREEPRDKSRKVSTLLSRDSLIV; from the exons atggagagaaacagagaagaagaagagtccgAACATCAGGAGGAAACTTCGGTGAAGTGCTGCCGCAGGATGAGTGAAATGCTCCTGACGCTGAAGTGGTGGATTTTCATCGCTTGTGTTTCAG GCGTCCTCCCTCCCGGTTGCTCGGGGGTCAACGTGTTTGTGAGGGATGAGAAGAGGTATGCTGTGCTGTTCCAGTCTGTGGTTCTGCCGTGTCAGTACACCAGTGTGTCCACGCAGACCCCGGTGGTCCAGTGGGTCTACAAGTCGTACTGCCGCGACCGCACGCGGGATTCCTTCAACTACCCCGACAGCATGGGTGGAGGCCTGGGAGGAGGCGGCCTGACGGGTGGGACCGGAGGAGCCGGAATAGGGTACGAGTCTGGGAAGTCGGCAAATTACCTCGACTGCTCCGACAGCAGCCGGACGGTCCGAATGGTGGCCTCCATCTCTGGTGCCTCGATCACACTGTCAGAGTACTACAAGAACAGAGACATCTCCATCATCAACA AGGCCGACCTGCGGATAGGAGAGGTCCAGTGGGGGGACAGCGGAGTTTACATCTGCAAAGTGGTTATATCTGACGATCTCGAGGGTCAGAACGAAGCccctgtggagctgctggttctGG gtTTCTCAGGTGTGCCTGAAGATCTGCTGCCCGACTTTGATTTGAAGATTATGCCAG AGTGGGTGTTTGTGGCGTCGGTAGCACTGGGCAGTGTGTTATTCCTGCTGTTGTTTGGCGTTTGTTGGTGTCAGTGTTGTCCtcactcctgctgctgctacgTCAGCTGCTGGTGCTGCCCCGACACATGCTGCTGCCCCAGACACC TGTATGAGGCAGGTAAGGGTATAAAGACAGGAACCTCCAGCCCTCAGTCCCCTGTCTACCCTCCATACTTCGTCTCTGGTGTCCCGACCATGGTACCCATCGCTCCTCCCTCCCTAGTGAGCCAGATGACTTCTGCCCCCCCTTCAGACGCCAGCGTACTCACAGCAA TGCCGATGCATGCTGTAGGGCTTCCCTACCGCGTGCCGTCCCCTCAGGATCAGGACTCTCTCAGGGTGCTACAGTATGTAGAGAAACAGCTGGCTCACTTCAACCCCTCCAGATCCATCAGCCCCCAGT CCTGCAGTCTGTCCGAGCTGAGCTCTCTCCACGAGGGAGAAACTGCCTTCCGCCAAACATACAGAAACATCCAGAAAAAGGCTCTGCCCGCCATCCCCGACCAAGACCCCCTGCCTGAACCCCAACGCCACCGGGACAACCGCAGCCCGGAGCCACAGCGCTATCGTGAAAACCACACTTCACCCCAGCGTCATCGCGATCCAGAGCCCCGGCGGTGCCAGGAAGAGCCTCTTCCTCCGAGACGCTACAGCGACGATCCTCCGCCCTCCTCACCGACGCGCAGGCCTGGACGCAGTCAACATCAGCAGAACCACAGCGAAGAGGAGAACCGCAGCAG GTGGAACCCTCGTTCGGAGCATCTGCACAGAAAGTCGTACCGCTCGGCGGGACGCACCGGCTCCCTGGACGAGCTGGAGGAGTTTGCATCTTGCTAcaagcagagaggaaacagaggagcgGAGAAGGAAGAAGACCGAGGACACTATGAGATGGAGTTTCTGGAGTCGAATCGATATCCTTCTTACCGCGATTGTCCGGCTCAACATTACtacaatgatgaaaatgagctGGAAGACGACAGGGATCGTGAAGATCATTCCAGATGGAGCAGGAAAAACGGACACAACATAAGTCCACTTCCTTCACCCACAAAGAGGAGGGGCACTTGGGACAGTGAtcgtcctgctcctcctcctcccagagtCAGTCCTCCATCGACCTCCTCTCAAGAGAAGGACTATGATGGCACATTCCTGAACAGCCTGCTCGACCGCAAGGCCAAGTTGCGTGGGGTCGGCCAGGGGAAGAGTGGGGCCCGGGGTGAGGAGGATTCAGACACTCCCTCGAAGGGCAGCTCGAAAAAGAGCAGCGGGGAATCCAGTCGCCACTGCAGCCGCTCTCCCAGTAACAGGCCAGAGGCAGATTCACTGCCTCCTTACTCGGACACAGAGCGAAGCAGGTCTGACCGGCCATCACCGCGGCCTCTCCCTGCAAACACTCGCTCCCCTCAGCCGTCTGCCCTCTCCCTGCCCAGCCACAGAGAGGAACCCAGAGACAAGTCCCGGAAAGTG AGCACCCTCCTCAGCCGGGACTCCCTCATCGTCTGA
- the LOC128440026 gene encoding immunoglobulin-like domain-containing receptor 2 isoform X2 produces the protein MERNREEEESEHQEETSVKCCRRMSEMLLTLKWWIFIACVSGVLPPGCSGVNVFVRDEKRYAVLFQSVVLPCQYTSVSTQTPVVQWVYKSYCRDRTRDSFNYPDSMGGGLGGGGLTGGTGGAGIGYESGKSANYLDCSDSSRTVRMVASISGASITLSEYYKNRDISIINKADLRIGEVQWGDSGVYICKVVISDDLEGQNEAPVELLVLEWVFVASVALGSVLFLLLFGVCWCQCCPHSCCCYVSCWCCPDTCCCPRHLYEAGKGIKTGTSSPQSPVYPPYFVSGVPTMVPIAPPSLVSQMTSAPPSDASVLTAMPMHAVGLPYRVPSPQDQDSLRVLQYVEKQLAHFNPSRSISPQSCSLSELSSLHEGETAFRQTYRNIQKKALPAIPDQDPLPEPQRHRDNRSPEPQRYRENHTSPQRHRDPEPRRCQEEPLPPRRYSDDPPPSSPTRRPGRSQHQQNHSEEENRSRWNPRSEHLHRKSYRSAGRTGSLDELEEFASCYKQRGNRGAEKEEDRGHYEMEFLESNRYPSYRDCPAQHYYNDENELEDDRDREDHSRWSRKNGHNISPLPSPTKRRGTWDSDRPAPPPPRVSPPSTSSQEKDYDGTFLNSLLDRKAKLRGVGQGKSGARGEEDSDTPSKGSSKKSSGESSRHCSRSPSNRPEADSLPPYSDTERSRSDRPSPRPLPANTRSPQPSALSLPSHREEPRDKSRKVSTLLSRDSLIV, from the exons atggagagaaacagagaagaagaagagtccgAACATCAGGAGGAAACTTCGGTGAAGTGCTGCCGCAGGATGAGTGAAATGCTCCTGACGCTGAAGTGGTGGATTTTCATCGCTTGTGTTTCAG GCGTCCTCCCTCCCGGTTGCTCGGGGGTCAACGTGTTTGTGAGGGATGAGAAGAGGTATGCTGTGCTGTTCCAGTCTGTGGTTCTGCCGTGTCAGTACACCAGTGTGTCCACGCAGACCCCGGTGGTCCAGTGGGTCTACAAGTCGTACTGCCGCGACCGCACGCGGGATTCCTTCAACTACCCCGACAGCATGGGTGGAGGCCTGGGAGGAGGCGGCCTGACGGGTGGGACCGGAGGAGCCGGAATAGGGTACGAGTCTGGGAAGTCGGCAAATTACCTCGACTGCTCCGACAGCAGCCGGACGGTCCGAATGGTGGCCTCCATCTCTGGTGCCTCGATCACACTGTCAGAGTACTACAAGAACAGAGACATCTCCATCATCAACA AGGCCGACCTGCGGATAGGAGAGGTCCAGTGGGGGGACAGCGGAGTTTACATCTGCAAAGTGGTTATATCTGACGATCTCGAGGGTCAGAACGAAGCccctgtggagctgctggttctGG AGTGGGTGTTTGTGGCGTCGGTAGCACTGGGCAGTGTGTTATTCCTGCTGTTGTTTGGCGTTTGTTGGTGTCAGTGTTGTCCtcactcctgctgctgctacgTCAGCTGCTGGTGCTGCCCCGACACATGCTGCTGCCCCAGACACC TGTATGAGGCAGGTAAGGGTATAAAGACAGGAACCTCCAGCCCTCAGTCCCCTGTCTACCCTCCATACTTCGTCTCTGGTGTCCCGACCATGGTACCCATCGCTCCTCCCTCCCTAGTGAGCCAGATGACTTCTGCCCCCCCTTCAGACGCCAGCGTACTCACAGCAA TGCCGATGCATGCTGTAGGGCTTCCCTACCGCGTGCCGTCCCCTCAGGATCAGGACTCTCTCAGGGTGCTACAGTATGTAGAGAAACAGCTGGCTCACTTCAACCCCTCCAGATCCATCAGCCCCCAGT CCTGCAGTCTGTCCGAGCTGAGCTCTCTCCACGAGGGAGAAACTGCCTTCCGCCAAACATACAGAAACATCCAGAAAAAGGCTCTGCCCGCCATCCCCGACCAAGACCCCCTGCCTGAACCCCAACGCCACCGGGACAACCGCAGCCCGGAGCCACAGCGCTATCGTGAAAACCACACTTCACCCCAGCGTCATCGCGATCCAGAGCCCCGGCGGTGCCAGGAAGAGCCTCTTCCTCCGAGACGCTACAGCGACGATCCTCCGCCCTCCTCACCGACGCGCAGGCCTGGACGCAGTCAACATCAGCAGAACCACAGCGAAGAGGAGAACCGCAGCAG GTGGAACCCTCGTTCGGAGCATCTGCACAGAAAGTCGTACCGCTCGGCGGGACGCACCGGCTCCCTGGACGAGCTGGAGGAGTTTGCATCTTGCTAcaagcagagaggaaacagaggagcgGAGAAGGAAGAAGACCGAGGACACTATGAGATGGAGTTTCTGGAGTCGAATCGATATCCTTCTTACCGCGATTGTCCGGCTCAACATTACtacaatgatgaaaatgagctGGAAGACGACAGGGATCGTGAAGATCATTCCAGATGGAGCAGGAAAAACGGACACAACATAAGTCCACTTCCTTCACCCACAAAGAGGAGGGGCACTTGGGACAGTGAtcgtcctgctcctcctcctcccagagtCAGTCCTCCATCGACCTCCTCTCAAGAGAAGGACTATGATGGCACATTCCTGAACAGCCTGCTCGACCGCAAGGCCAAGTTGCGTGGGGTCGGCCAGGGGAAGAGTGGGGCCCGGGGTGAGGAGGATTCAGACACTCCCTCGAAGGGCAGCTCGAAAAAGAGCAGCGGGGAATCCAGTCGCCACTGCAGCCGCTCTCCCAGTAACAGGCCAGAGGCAGATTCACTGCCTCCTTACTCGGACACAGAGCGAAGCAGGTCTGACCGGCCATCACCGCGGCCTCTCCCTGCAAACACTCGCTCCCCTCAGCCGTCTGCCCTCTCCCTGCCCAGCCACAGAGAGGAACCCAGAGACAAGTCCCGGAAAGTG AGCACCCTCCTCAGCCGGGACTCCCTCATCGTCTGA